A region of the Arachis hypogaea cultivar Tifrunner chromosome 15, arahy.Tifrunner.gnm2.J5K5, whole genome shotgun sequence genome:
CAattgtggagggagagacttcAGATGCGTGGCACTTTTTTCTGAGTAACCTTCGTCAGCATGTTGTCACTCGGGATGGTGTGGGACTGATATCCGACCGTCACGAATCCATAAATGCAGCTGTGGAAAAGAGTAATGGGGCTTGGTCACCTCCGAGAGCCTTTCATatgttttgcatcaggcatatagagtcgAATTTTCTGAGAAAATTTAAGGCGCCGTACTTGCAGAAACTGGTCGTCAACATAGGTAACACTCAGAATAGTTAACTAATTTAGTATCAGATTTCCATTCAATTCATGTTTTCACCGCTATTGTTTTAAATGTTTCTTTACATCCTGCAGGAAATTTGAGGACGGTGCGGGAGTACGAGGTGCGTTACCAACGTTTACGAGAACGGGGGGAAGCCTACACTGACTGGTTAAACCGAATCCCCCGGGAACAGTACGCGTTGGCATTTGATGGTGGATATCGATGGGGTCATATGACGACAAATCTTGTGGAATGCATCAATTCAGTCTTGAAGGGCGCACGCAATCTCCCTGTGACTGCCCTTGTGAAGGCAACATTCTACAGGCTGAACGAGTTGTTTACCCGAAAAATAGCGGAAGCGAAAGCCCGGATTAATGCTGGCCATGTGTTTTCTGATGTCGTGACCTCGAAGTTACATGCAAACCAACTTGCATCAGGAAACATTCAGGTTAGTTGCTTTGACCGGCAGAATGAGGTCTTTGAGGTGCGTGAGATGCCAAGTGGACTGGAGTTTGCAGTGGACCTACGTGGCATTCGATGTGACTGTGGTGAGTTTCAGGTGGACCGGATCCCCTGTCGACATGTGTTTGCATGTTGTGCCAACCAGCGACTGGATTGGCAAGTGTATGTTCATGATGTGTATAAGATGGACCAAGTTAGGCGGGTGTACCGAGCAAGGTTTAGGCCACTAGGTAACCCCACTACATGGCCTGCTTACAACGGACCTCGGTTCATCCCAAATCTGTTCCTGGGACGCGTCGGGAAAGGTCGGCCAAAAATAACGcgcttcttgaatgagatggacacgcAAATGTTACGTCGGCCTAGTCGATGTACGATATGTGGAGCTGAGGGACACAGTCGTGGCAGATACCGTCAGCAGGGTGGTGCAAATGCCAACTGAGATCATTAGTAGATTCATTTTCTGAGATGACATTATATATGTGGCAATATATGGTTTGTCATTAGTTGTCCATCTGAGTTAAGCAAGTATGACTTAAGTAACTTGTTCTGTAGCATTACTCTCCTTCTGTTGGACTTAGTTTCTAATCTTCAATTATGAAAAATGTGAAATAAATTAGCCCCTTTAATGTGcaatttcaaaacttaatttatcttatatttttttccCTTAATTGAAGACCAAACTGTCATTTTATTTTGGTTCTAATGGTAAAATTTTAtggattttttaattaaaaaaaattatttatccaaaTAAATTAGATTACAAAAATTTTACAAGTTTAGACATTTAGTTGCGTTTTTGCATGCTGCAACTGTAAAAATGAAATTTACATGATTTTTTTAAACCTATCTAAATGAAAATAAACCGGaatttttatggtttatttttaatttttcataggctgaaaatgcaaaaattattattttttatttatttttgttgacACCACAAATGAAAAGCAAGTATGACTTAAGTAACTTGTTCTGTACATTACTCTCCATCTGTAGCATTTTATTTAAGCAAGTATGACTTATGTAACCTGTTCTGTACCATTACTCTCCATCTGTAGCATTTTATAGTATGACATCAATTAATACATAGTCCAAATATTTAATCCCTGCAATATCTTCATAAATACATAAATTCCCTAAACAAACCATCTACTAACACATAGTCCATAAGTCCAAATTATTAATACATAAATACCCTATATAAACCATAGTCCAGATCATTATTAAAACATAAATACTCTATATAAACCATAGTCCAGATCATTATTAATACATAATAACcgtaaaccctaaagcataaacaagAACTCTAAGCATTGTCCATATTTTTTAAAGCATAAATAAGAATATTACACCACAACTACTTTCTCATTGCCCACTTTACATCATTCACGAAGTTCTTGCATTTTTTTGCGGCCTTTTTGAACACAGATGGCGTGTATCGGTTAGCGCTACGACGCGGTGGATCAATCCTCAGATTGTAACATTTGCCTTTGTCATCCGGAGTTTGTGACCGgcctatataaaaaataataaaaacaattaaatatcatgTCATTAGGCAGTCAAACCAACATGGATACCAATTATGAACACAAAATGAATAGCAAATCAAACATGTAAAGGAAAATACGAAGCATAATACCATCATTTCAGGATTCCTCATCCTCATCGGACTCCTCTAtttcgtcatcatcatcatcatcctcgtcatccGGGTCATCTACTAGATACGCATTAGTATCTTGCTCGACTGGGTTAGCATCTTCTTGTAGTGGTCCCATGTCGACACGGTTAGGATTTTGACTATTAAGAACTCCGCGTCCACCTACACTTCTACTAGAGTCAACAGATATGAACCCTCCGGAAGCGACCGATGAGGTATGGCACGGGAGCCTCGCATCCAATGAATACCTACCTGCCAAGAACTCAGGCTGGTTGCCATATTGTGGTTATCCTGCATCTCCAGCCATGAACTCAAGCAACTGGCTAAAAGAACCTCTTTCTCCGGGTTCAAACTGTGACATACCCCAATACTGTTGAGGCGTTGGAAATGACGGGGAGAACTGTGTCTGAGGTACATACTGGCTTGAGAACTGAGGTTGTTCTTGCGGAAGTGGATTCGAAGTGGGAGGTGGCACCGACTGTGGCTCCAgttcctcattgtcattatcCGCATCCTGACTATCCTCATCCATACCCTCACCACCATCATCCATATCCTGATTACCCTCATCCATATCTTGATTATCCTCATCACTATCTTGACCCACAAGATTCGACAAGTTCAAGTGGTCCCCATATTTTGACCGGTACTAGTACATATAAGTTTCCAGTGGATGTTGTGAAGGCATGGGAAGCTCAGAAAGAACGTAGTGATACCTGTTTGTCCAATGCATAACCCATTTTGAATGACTCGGTGTTGTGGCCTAGTTAAGATTCTTAGGACCAGTCAGGACTTCTCCATGCGCCTTTTCCAGATTCTGCTCCTGCTGAGGTTCTCCCTGAACTAAACCGAACTGTCGCCTATACCTATCGGTAGCATGCCACTCGATACATTCAAATGACACCAACGGAACAGTAGCGGACCACACAACCGACTGCATATAGATCTCAGGAGGAATTATGTTTGGATCCACGTGATCCACAGCATATGCAACCCACATAAACTGGGAAAAATAAAGGAAACTCATGATTACAACCCAGAAtatcaaattcaataaaaatgcCTCATAAAAATGCCCGAAAGTCATAAATCTTTAATTAAAACACACCTGGCCTTCCTGCAGTTCATCAAAGGCCTTCCTAAAGTGAGCTAGATTCAAATATCTATATCTTCGGTCACCAcgctcccagttacgccacctaaTATCATATATTCAATTAGCTAAACTGAATTTTAAATATAATGCCACGGGTAGATTGTAACGTAACATTACCTGTTGGCTAGTGGAAAACTGTGGGGTTCTCTGGGGAGCGGGGATAGATATGGAAGTCGGATCCAAGCCCAACCGAGCAGAAGTGTTATTGGACCATCTATTTCCTTACAGTTATAACGAGATGCCCTGCATAACCCCCTGTAGAGGTGTGCTAGGCATGCCGAACCCCAGCTATAGTGTCCAATACTATCAAAATCACGAAGCAAGGGAAGAAACTTCCAGTGCACACCTCTCCAGATTTATCCCCAAACAAGATAGTCCCGATGAACAACATAATATGGCACTTCACATACCTCTGTATACTTAATTCATCAGTCAACTGAATGTTTTCTTTTAGTTCCCGAAGCCAAGTCAGTTTGATGCAGCATCCTCTACACTCCGACTTACGCGGTGCCACGCCAAATTGAAGCAAACATTCTGCCTCCAACGCTGAGAAACTACTCATTGTCATCCCAGTAACTGGAAGACCATCCGTCGGGAGACCAAGAATTAGAGCCACGTCTTCAAGAGTTACGGCACACTCACCAATTGGAAGGTGAAACGTATGTGTATTTGGGTGCCACCGTTCTATTAGAGCATTCACGAGTGCTTTCTGATTTTGTACGACACCAATTTGAGATGCATGATAGAATTCAGTGACTCGTAAATGGTTCTCCACCCGATCGTTGTACCGATCCGGCGGAATTGGATGGTCACAGGTcaacattcttaatttctacAAAAAACATAACAAGTTATTAGTCAACTAACAAACTATTGCTAATTTACTACTGCAAAGCAATAATTTTTATACTACATACACTTGTTAACAAAATCTTCACAACTAACTAAACAACAAATATTACTTGAAACCAAACATCTCTTATAAATTATTTGACTTAATTTGACTAAAACAAATAATTACTACTTCCAAAATGATTTATTAATAACATTAACTAATAGATACAAATACATAGATAATACATAGATATACATACTTTTCAAATCAAGTCTCAATAAAATTAGTAAATCAGAgatagtttttgtttttttatttacgaTATATCAATAATTTCTCTAAataataacattattattatttgttttaataattattacttaaataaatttaaacacatatttcaaaatttttaaaaatattaataattattgtcAATATCTTCTTAAATTCATTTTCTAATAACAATACTTAACTTTTCTAACATTGATAATTACAATTAACtacaataaaataacacactttTATAAATTAATACTAATAACCATTCAGTTCTTATTTATTACTATGTCTAACTGTTCCTTCTAGTTACAATAACATTTAATAATAACGTAACaattacaaataattaaaaatttataaaatatttcaaaaaacaaattgaatccaaaaattaataacaattcGGTTTTAactgtaattttttaaatattttaatatttcaatttctcttccgaaattctaaaaaatataaaaaaaaattaaataaactacaAAAAAAATTGCGTGTCTTTTTTTCTACTGCAAGAACAAGAATATATATAGCATCATCATCGTTAACacactaacaataataatatttaaccCACTAACAGTAataatttttatacaaaaatagtgaaaaaattaaagaaaaaaattaaaatgaatcctACTCATTCTATCTATATTTCTAAGCTCAGATactaacaataatattaataactaaatttttaacaataataactataattataaaaattaaaaaaaaaatttaaacaaacttACATAATCTGGCAAACTGAGATAGTGCATAATGTGAAGCTTAGGTCGATcaacatctttaattttatttctttttgccatttttctttgcTCTCCACCATGCACCAACAGCAGAAAAAACGAAGATAGCAATGGAGTTTTGGGGTATTGAAAGTGAAGGGTGAATGTGTTAAACTCGGATGGTGGGGGTAGATTTGTTGCATCCAGCAACTCGGTACGTGGGGCACCGTCTGGGGAGTAAGGAATGAGCGTCGTGTGTCCACCATGCATCAACACGGACCCTCCGTGTTGCACAATGAGTGTCGCACGGTCCGATTTCCTTTAGGGGCTGACACCACATCCATGTTCAGCACCCTCCCTTCCCATAACTCGGTTTAACACATTTCATGGttccatatcaaaatt
Encoded here:
- the LOC112748141 gene encoding serine/threonine-protein phosphatase 7 long form homolog, yielding MAKRNKIKDVDRPKLHIMHYLSLPDYKLRMLTCDHPIPPDRYNDRVENHLRVTEFYHASQIGVVQNQKALVNALIERWHPNTHTFHLPIGECAVTLEDVALILGLPTDGLPVTGMTMSSFSALEAECLLQFGVAPRKSECRGCCIKLTWLRELKENIQLTDELSIQSIGHYSWGSACLAHLYRGLCRASRYNCKEIDGPITLLLGWAWIRLPYLSPLPREPHSFPLANRWRNWERGDRRYRYLNLAHFRKAFDELQEGQFMWVAYAVDHVDPNIIPPEIYMQSVVWSATVPLVSFECIEWHATDRYRRQFGLVQGEPQQEQNLEKAHGEVLTGPKNLN